The Gorilla gorilla gorilla isolate KB3781 chromosome 17, NHGRI_mGorGor1-v2.1_pri, whole genome shotgun sequence genome contains a region encoding:
- the RNF152 gene encoding E3 ubiquitin-protein ligase RNF152, with translation METLSQDSLLECQICFNYYSPRRRPKLLDCKHTCCSVCLQQMRTSQKDVRCPWCRGVTKLPPGFSVSQLPDDPEVLAVIAIPHTSEHTPVFIKLPSNGCYMLPLPISKERALLPGDMGCRLLPGSQQKSVTVVTIPAEQQPLQGGAPQEAVEEEQDRRGVVKSSTWSGVCTVILVACVLVFLLGIVLHNMSCISKRFTVISCG, from the coding sequence ATGGAGACGCTGTCCCAGGACTCTCTGCTGGAATGTCAGATCTGTTTCAATTACTACAGCCCCCGGCGCAGGCCCAAGTTGCTGGACTGCAAGCACACCTGCTGTTCAGTGTGCCTCCAGCAGATGAGGACCAGCCAGAAGGATGTGCGGTGCCCCTGGTGCCGTGGCGTCACCAAGCTGCCCCCCGGCTTCTCCGTGTCGCAGCTCCCGGATGACCCGGAGGTCCTGGCTGTCATCGCCATTCCACACACTTCCGAGCACACCCCGGTCTTCATCAAACTTCCCAGCAATGGGTGCTACATGCTGCCCCTGCCCATCTCCAAGGAGCGTGCGCTGCTGCCCGGAGACATGGGCTGCCGCCTGCTGCCCGGGAGCCAGCAGAAGTCCGTCACCGTGGTGACCATCCCTGCTGAACAGCAGCCTCTGCAAGGTGGGGCTCCCCAGGAGGCGGTGGAGGAGGAGCAGGACAGGCGGGGCGTGGTGAAAAGCTCCACCTGGTCGGGGGTGTGCACTGTCATCTTGGTGGCTTGCGTCTTGGTCTTCCTCCTCGGCATCGTGCTTCACAACATGTCTTGCATTTCTAAGCGCTTCACTGTGATATCCTGTGGCTGA